A stretch of Lactiplantibacillus brownii DNA encodes these proteins:
- a CDS encoding acetate/propionate family kinase produces MQKTLIINAGSSSLKWQLFEMPAETVLASGMVERISMPGSIFTIKYGDHQKFETTVDNLDQGQAAKMMLTELQRLAVIQSLSEITAVAHRVVAGGETFKHAVEVTPTVLAEIKGLSDFAPLHNPMEAQGIETMAQTLPNVKQYAVFDSQFFTDLPEMNAIYSLPYELTQKYHIRRYGEHGISHGYLTGRAAELLNKPKSDVDLVTLHLGSGASLAAVKNGKAFDTSMGFTPLTGVTMGTRAGDLDPAVLPFLMKELKISDPNEIMMMFNNDSGLLGVSGISPDMREIKAQEQTNPRAKLAIDIFVNRIAKYAGSYLTELHGADAVIFAGGIGEHNAELRQQIITELQVFGVKLDAKLNAAGHEGVISAADSAIKVLLIPTNEELAMVRQVAALQQ; encoded by the coding sequence ATGCAAAAAACGTTAATTATTAATGCTGGGAGCTCGTCTCTGAAATGGCAGTTATTTGAAATGCCAGCAGAAACAGTCCTAGCTAGTGGTATGGTCGAACGGATCAGTATGCCAGGTTCGATTTTTACGATTAAGTATGGTGACCATCAAAAATTTGAAACAACAGTTGATAATTTAGATCAAGGTCAAGCGGCCAAAATGATGTTGACAGAATTACAACGCTTGGCAGTTATTCAATCGTTAAGTGAGATTACTGCCGTGGCCCACCGCGTCGTTGCCGGTGGCGAAACTTTTAAGCATGCGGTCGAAGTCACGCCAACGGTGCTAGCTGAGATCAAAGGGTTAAGTGATTTTGCACCATTGCATAATCCAATGGAAGCCCAAGGCATTGAAACAATGGCCCAAACCTTGCCTAACGTGAAACAATATGCGGTCTTTGACAGTCAATTCTTTACTGATTTGCCTGAAATGAACGCCATTTATAGCTTACCTTATGAGTTAACCCAAAAATATCATATTCGACGTTATGGCGAACATGGTATTTCTCACGGTTATTTAACAGGTCGTGCAGCTGAATTATTGAACAAACCTAAGTCAGACGTTGATTTGGTCACGTTACACTTGGGAAGTGGCGCGTCATTGGCAGCCGTCAAAAATGGCAAAGCTTTCGATACGTCGATGGGCTTTACCCCATTGACAGGGGTGACCATGGGAACGCGAGCCGGCGATTTAGATCCGGCGGTCCTACCATTCTTGATGAAAGAATTGAAGATCAGTGATCCTAATGAAATTATGATGATGTTTAATAACGACTCCGGATTACTAGGTGTTTCTGGCATTTCACCAGATATGCGTGAGATTAAAGCTCAGGAACAGACGAATCCACGTGCAAAATTAGCCATTGATATTTTTGTTAATCGTATTGCGAAATACGCTGGCAGTTACTTGACTGAATTGCACGGCGCCGATGCCGTCATTTTTGCTGGTGGTATTGGTGAACATAACGCTGAGTTGCGGCAACAAATTATCACTGAACTACAAGTCTTTGGCGTTAAATTGGATGCTAAGTTGAACGCTGCCGGCCATGAAGGTGTGATTAGCGCGGCTGATTCAGCCATCAAAGTCCTATTGATTCCAACGAACGAAGAATTGGCGATGGTTCGACAAGTTGCCGCCTTACAACAGTAA
- a CDS encoding NFACT RNA binding domain-containing protein, whose translation MSNQAETTDATLVQQAMTRQIHRTNKQIEALTRAIDRVDDATELQVKGTLLKTYASQIEGRHHFVVLPDYRNPGQELAIQLDVTKSIMANAEAYFHQYRKDKRGLQTVMSNRDQAEAELKQQVARQKNFEAEDADQVATVKQELITEGALKTKVLHSSKAPEPAHPRRFYTSDHVLVEVGKNSEQNDHLTLTARKDYYWMHVSELAGSHVVIHSNQPSQQTLQEAAVLTAYYSKGRKQSRVPVDVLKVSQLRKPKGAKSGLVTFSGKASTITVRPDAELVKQLRVKE comes from the coding sequence ATGTCAAACCAAGCCGAAACAACCGATGCCACCTTAGTTCAACAAGCGATGACTCGGCAGATCCATCGAACCAACAAACAAATTGAAGCCTTAACTCGCGCCATTGACCGCGTTGATGATGCTACTGAATTACAAGTGAAAGGCACCCTACTCAAAACTTATGCCAGCCAAATTGAGGGCCGTCATCACTTTGTCGTTTTGCCTGATTATCGTAATCCTGGTCAAGAACTAGCCATTCAACTTGATGTGACCAAATCAATTATGGCTAACGCTGAAGCTTATTTTCATCAGTATCGTAAAGATAAGCGGGGCCTTCAGACCGTCATGAGCAATCGTGACCAAGCTGAAGCCGAGCTCAAGCAACAAGTAGCCCGTCAGAAAAATTTCGAGGCCGAAGACGCTGATCAAGTCGCAACCGTCAAACAAGAACTCATTACCGAAGGCGCACTCAAAACAAAAGTCCTACATTCCTCAAAAGCCCCTGAGCCAGCACATCCACGCCGTTTTTATACGAGTGACCACGTCTTAGTTGAAGTCGGTAAAAACAGTGAACAAAACGATCACCTAACGCTGACTGCACGCAAAGACTATTACTGGATGCACGTGAGCGAGCTCGCGGGATCACATGTCGTTATCCACAGCAATCAGCCTAGTCAACAGACGCTTCAGGAAGCGGCGGTCCTAACCGCTTATTACAGTAAGGGGCGTAAGCAATCACGGGTGCCTGTCGACGTACTCAAAGTCAGCCAATTGCGTAAGCCTAAGGGGGCTAAATCTGGCTTAGTTACTTTTTCTGGCAAAGCCAGCACGATCACGGTGCGACCAGATGCTGAACTAGTAAAACAATTACGTGTTAAGGAGTAG
- a CDS encoding iron chaperone, protein MTPIEKYIAATPSAYQPALNSLRTTILTSLPTAAEQLKYQMPTFYWHENVIHFALFKHHIGLYPTASGVAAFATELTPYKTSKGAIQLPLDQPLPLDLVRRITEFRKQEIRQKYQL, encoded by the coding sequence ATGACCCCTATTGAAAAGTATATTGCTGCAACCCCCAGTGCTTATCAACCTGCGTTGAATTCGCTGAGGACAACGATTCTGACCAGCTTACCGACGGCAGCAGAACAACTCAAATACCAGATGCCGACCTTTTATTGGCACGAGAATGTGATCCACTTCGCCCTATTCAAACATCACATTGGCTTGTATCCAACTGCCAGCGGCGTGGCGGCCTTTGCGACAGAACTGACACCTTACAAGACCAGCAAAGGGGCCATTCAATTGCCATTAGACCAGCCCTTACCACTTGACCTAGTACGTCGAATCACGGAATTTCGGAAACAAGAAATTCGTCAAAAATATCAACTGTAA
- a CDS encoding small multidrug resistance protein produces the protein MIGLLIALVIGFWLLKVVFKVGFWLLGLVAMVVIGLFLIRVVLWLGLAVAAIGGLALLAIPFHS, from the coding sequence ATGATCGGTTTATTGATTGCTTTGGTAATTGGATTCTGGTTGCTGAAAGTTGTCTTTAAAGTTGGTTTTTGGCTACTAGGATTAGTGGCAATGGTCGTGATTGGCTTATTTCTCATTCGAGTGGTTTTATGGCTTGGATTAGCAGTAGCAGCAATCGGCGGCCTAGCACTCTTAGCGATACCATTTCATAGCTAA